From one Culex quinquefasciatus strain JHB chromosome 3, VPISU_Cqui_1.0_pri_paternal, whole genome shotgun sequence genomic stretch:
- the LOC6048031 gene encoding uncharacterized protein LOC6048031 → MVATSAVAPSHHDTRYRSLGQLKVEDILKRKVPPKQTTVPRKVPRPQLQQCLADLRPLRHPVRDHLLRHAKKRPRWALLQISSKKHFYKNASTVKARRKTKRTATGSKTDEYHDC, encoded by the exons ATGGTGGCCACTTCGGCCGTTGCCCCGTCCCACCACGACACACGATATCGCAGCCTGGGCCAACTGAAGGTGGAGGACATCCTGAAGCGCAAGGTCCCGCCCAAGCAAACGACGGTGCCGCGGAAAGTTCCGCGGCCGCAGCTGCAGCAATGTCTAGCGGATCTACGACCGCTGCGGCATCCGGTTCGCGACCACCTCCTCCGTCATGCAAAAAAGCGACCACGCTGGGCTCTTCTTCAG ATAAGCTCAAAAAAGCACTTCTACAAAAACGCGTCCACAGTGAAGGCAAGACGGAAGACTAAACGTACGGCGACAGGATCAAAAACCGACGAGTACCACGACTGTTGA